In Isoptericola jiangsuensis, the following proteins share a genomic window:
- a CDS encoding UDP-N-acetylmuramoyl-L-alanyl-D-glutamate--2,6-diaminopimelate ligase: protein MTSPTARIRPTVPSPRSLADLAAAFGLAATRPVPAQAQVSAVASDNRVVADGDLFVALPGARAHGADFAADAVRRGAAAVLTDAAGAERLADLDVPVLVADEPRTVLGPVAAWVHREPAEQLATFGVTGTNGKTTTSYQVDHLLRALGRRGGLVGTVETRAGDQVLPSRLTTPEAADLQALLAAMRELGVDALTMEVSSHAIAMHRVDGVVYDVAGFTNLSQDHLDFHGDLESYFGAKAELFTPARSRRAVVVVDDVWGERMAAAATVPVETVRTVPAPAGAPAADWTVDHVEPHGTGSAFTLTHADGRTLRTATSLPGGFNVANAALAVVMVLASGVPVGDVAAALDAADGLSARVPGRMEVVAPGDAADPRVVVDFAHNTDALELALAALRPTTPGRLVVVFGATGDRDPGKRGAMGAAAVAGADVVVVTDDDPHDEDAAVVRAAVLAGAREALAAARAAGREVSLVEVAPRADAIRRAVLDAAPGDTVLVAGRGHETIQEVGGVDLELDDRVEARTAVHARAERNTSA, encoded by the coding sequence GTGACATCCCCGACCGCTCGCATCCGCCCCACGGTGCCCTCGCCCCGGTCGCTGGCCGACCTCGCCGCCGCCTTCGGGCTGGCGGCCACCCGTCCCGTCCCCGCGCAGGCCCAGGTCAGCGCGGTGGCGAGCGACAACCGGGTGGTGGCCGACGGGGACCTGTTCGTCGCGCTGCCGGGCGCCCGGGCGCACGGCGCCGACTTCGCCGCCGACGCCGTCCGGCGGGGTGCGGCGGCGGTGCTGACCGACGCCGCCGGCGCGGAACGCCTGGCCGACCTCGACGTGCCGGTGCTGGTGGCCGACGAGCCGCGCACCGTCCTCGGCCCGGTGGCCGCGTGGGTGCACCGCGAGCCCGCCGAGCAGCTCGCGACGTTCGGCGTGACGGGCACCAACGGCAAGACCACGACCTCCTACCAGGTGGACCACCTGCTGCGGGCGCTCGGACGGCGCGGCGGCCTCGTCGGCACGGTCGAGACCCGGGCCGGGGACCAGGTGCTGCCCAGCCGCCTCACCACGCCCGAGGCCGCGGACCTGCAGGCGCTGCTGGCCGCGATGCGGGAGCTCGGCGTCGACGCCCTGACGATGGAGGTCTCCTCCCACGCGATCGCGATGCACCGCGTGGACGGGGTCGTCTACGACGTGGCGGGCTTCACGAACCTCAGCCAGGACCACCTCGACTTCCACGGGGACCTGGAGTCCTACTTCGGGGCCAAGGCCGAGCTCTTCACGCCCGCCCGGTCGCGCCGCGCCGTCGTCGTGGTGGACGACGTGTGGGGCGAGCGCATGGCGGCCGCGGCCACGGTTCCCGTGGAGACGGTGCGCACGGTGCCGGCGCCCGCGGGCGCCCCGGCCGCCGACTGGACGGTCGACCACGTCGAGCCGCACGGCACCGGCTCCGCGTTCACCCTGACGCACGCTGACGGGCGCACGCTGCGCACCGCCACCTCGCTGCCCGGCGGCTTCAACGTCGCCAACGCCGCCCTGGCCGTCGTCATGGTGCTCGCCTCCGGTGTGCCGGTGGGCGACGTCGCGGCCGCGCTGGACGCCGCCGACGGCCTCAGCGCCCGCGTGCCGGGCCGCATGGAGGTCGTCGCGCCCGGCGACGCGGCCGACCCGCGCGTCGTCGTCGACTTCGCGCACAACACCGACGCCCTCGAGCTGGCGCTCGCCGCGCTGCGCCCCACCACGCCGGGACGGCTCGTCGTCGTCTTCGGCGCCACGGGCGACCGCGACCCGGGCAAGCGCGGCGCGATGGGCGCGGCCGCCGTCGCCGGAGCCGACGTGGTCGTCGTGACCGACGACGACCCGCACGACGAGGACGCCGCCGTCGTGCGCGCCGCCGTGCTGGCCGGGGCGCGCGAGGCGCTCGCCGCCGCCCGGGCCGCCGGGCGCGAGGTGTCGCTCGTCGAGGTGGCCCCCCGCGCGGACGCGATCCGCCGGGCCGTCCTCGACGCGGCCCCGGGGGACACGGTGCTGGTCGCCGGGCGCGGCCACGAGACCATCCAGGAGGTCGGCGGGGTCGACCTCGAGCTGGACGACCGCGTCGAGGCGCGCACCGCGGTGCACGCCCGCGCAGAGAGGAACACCTCCGCATGA
- a CDS encoding UDP-N-acetylmuramoyl-tripeptide--D-alanyl-D-alanine ligase → MIELTAAEVAAATDGTLHGADGAVVTGPVVVDSRQVTSGALFVALPGEHVDGHDFAVGAVRDGAALVLAARPLDGVPTVVVDDVQVALGELARAVLARLRAQGEVRVVAVTGSMGKTTTKDLLGQLLTPEVGEDAIVVPTGSFNNEIGLPLTVLRADAGTRLLVLEMGADRPGNIAELTRLAPPDVGVVLAVGTAHLGQFGDVETIARTKGEMAEGVLPGGTVVLNVDDSRVAAMASRAADGAEVVTFGTISAADVRAVDVTVDGGRAAFTLTHGAATAPVALRLVGAHHVTNALAAATAALRLGVPLDVVAERLGRATPLSPHRMAVTDRPDGVTIVDDAYNANPDSVRAALRTLAVMAGRTRRSVAVLGEMLELGESSRVEHDAVGRLAVRLNVKLLVVVGEGAYHVHEGAQQEGSWGEESLFVPDLDAARAVLADELRAGDVVLVKASHGSGLWRLADELVEVGA, encoded by the coding sequence ATGATCGAGCTGACCGCGGCCGAGGTCGCCGCAGCCACCGACGGGACGCTGCACGGCGCCGACGGCGCCGTCGTCACCGGACCGGTGGTCGTCGACTCCCGTCAGGTCACCTCCGGGGCGCTGTTCGTCGCGCTGCCCGGGGAGCACGTCGACGGCCACGACTTCGCCGTCGGCGCGGTGCGCGACGGCGCCGCGCTCGTCCTGGCGGCGCGGCCGCTGGACGGTGTGCCGACCGTCGTCGTGGACGACGTCCAGGTGGCCCTCGGCGAGCTGGCCCGCGCCGTGCTGGCGCGCCTGCGCGCCCAGGGCGAGGTGCGCGTCGTCGCCGTGACCGGGTCGATGGGCAAGACCACGACGAAGGACCTGCTGGGCCAGCTCCTGACGCCCGAGGTGGGCGAGGACGCGATCGTCGTGCCGACCGGCTCGTTCAACAACGAGATCGGGCTGCCGCTGACGGTGCTGCGGGCGGACGCCGGCACCCGGCTGCTCGTGCTGGAGATGGGCGCCGACCGGCCCGGCAACATCGCCGAGCTGACGCGGCTCGCCCCGCCGGACGTGGGCGTCGTGCTCGCGGTCGGCACCGCCCACCTCGGCCAGTTCGGCGACGTCGAGACCATCGCGCGCACCAAGGGCGAGATGGCCGAGGGCGTGCTGCCCGGCGGCACCGTGGTCCTCAACGTGGACGACTCGCGGGTCGCCGCGATGGCGTCGCGCGCCGCCGACGGCGCCGAGGTGGTGACGTTCGGGACGATCTCCGCCGCCGACGTGCGCGCGGTCGACGTCACGGTCGACGGCGGGCGCGCCGCGTTCACGCTCACGCACGGCGCGGCCACGGCCCCGGTCGCGCTGCGCCTGGTCGGGGCGCACCACGTCACCAACGCGCTGGCCGCGGCGACCGCCGCGCTGCGCCTCGGCGTGCCGCTCGACGTCGTCGCGGAGCGGCTCGGCCGCGCGACGCCGCTGAGCCCGCACCGCATGGCCGTCACGGACCGGCCCGACGGCGTGACGATCGTGGACGACGCGTACAACGCGAACCCGGACTCGGTGCGCGCGGCCCTGCGCACGCTCGCCGTCATGGCGGGACGCACCCGCCGCTCCGTCGCGGTGCTCGGTGAGATGCTGGAGCTCGGGGAGTCCTCCCGGGTCGAGCACGACGCCGTCGGCCGGCTCGCGGTGCGGCTCAACGTCAAGCTCCTCGTCGTCGTCGGCGAGGGGGCGTACCACGTCCACGAGGGGGCCCAGCAGGAGGGCTCCTGGGGGGAGGAGTCGCTCTTCGTGCCCGACCTGGACGCCGCGCGCGCCGTGCTCGCCGACGAGCTGCGCGCCGGGGACGTCGTGCTGGTCAAGGCGTCGCACGGCTCCGGCCTGTGGCGCCTCGCGGACGAGCTGGTGGAGGTCGGCGCATGA
- the mraY gene encoding phospho-N-acetylmuramoyl-pentapeptide-transferase, which yields MIAILAAAGVSLLVALLGTPLFIRFLVHRNYGQFVRQDGPTAHFTKRGTPTMGGVVIIAATLLGVAASMIMAGRAPSATVLLALYLMTGLGLVGFLDDFTKIRKQRSLGLTARAKIVGQGFVGISFAVLALQFPNENSRTPASTKISVLRDTNLDLAFAGATIGLILFVVWANFLITAWSNAVNLTDGLDGLATGSSLVVFGAYVLVGVWQLNQSCQRLAAAGPGCYEVRDPQDIAIVAAAVMGACVGFLWWNASPAKIFMGDTGSLALGGALAALSILSRTEILAAVIGGLFVIIVLSDVIQIGSFKLTGKRVFKMAPLHHHFELSGWGEVTIVIRFWLVAGFFAALGMGAFYAEWVVS from the coding sequence ATGATCGCGATCCTCGCGGCGGCCGGGGTGTCGCTGCTCGTGGCGCTGCTGGGCACGCCCCTGTTCATCCGGTTCCTCGTGCACCGCAACTACGGCCAGTTCGTCCGCCAGGACGGCCCGACGGCGCACTTCACCAAGCGTGGCACCCCCACGATGGGCGGCGTCGTCATCATCGCGGCGACCCTGCTGGGCGTGGCCGCGTCGATGATCATGGCGGGCCGGGCGCCGAGCGCCACGGTGCTGCTGGCGCTCTACCTCATGACCGGCCTCGGCCTGGTCGGGTTCCTCGACGACTTCACGAAGATCCGCAAGCAGCGGTCCCTCGGCCTGACGGCCCGGGCGAAGATCGTCGGGCAGGGCTTCGTCGGCATCTCGTTCGCGGTGCTCGCGCTGCAGTTCCCCAACGAGAACTCCCGCACCCCGGCCTCGACGAAGATCTCCGTCCTGCGCGACACCAACCTGGACCTGGCGTTCGCCGGCGCGACCATCGGCCTGATCCTCTTCGTGGTCTGGGCGAACTTCCTCATCACCGCGTGGTCCAACGCGGTCAACCTCACCGACGGACTCGACGGTCTGGCCACGGGCTCATCGCTCGTCGTGTTCGGCGCGTACGTGCTGGTGGGCGTCTGGCAGCTCAACCAGTCCTGCCAGCGGCTCGCCGCCGCCGGACCGGGCTGCTACGAGGTGCGCGACCCGCAGGACATCGCGATCGTCGCGGCGGCCGTCATGGGCGCCTGCGTCGGCTTCCTGTGGTGGAACGCCAGCCCCGCGAAGATCTTCATGGGCGACACGGGCTCGCTCGCGCTCGGCGGCGCCCTCGCGGCCCTGTCGATCCTGTCGCGGACCGAGATCCTCGCGGCCGTCATCGGCGGCCTGTTCGTCATCATCGTGCTCAGCGACGTCATCCAGATCGGCTCGTTCAAGCTCACCGGCAAGCGCGTGTTCAAGATGGCGCCCCTGCACCACCACTTCGAGCTGTCCGGGTGGGGCGAGGTGACGATCGTCATCCGGTTCTGGCTCGTCGCCGGGTTCTTCGCCGCGCTCGGGATGGGGGCGTTCTACGCCGAGTGGGTCGTCAGTTGA